The genomic DNA CCTTGGCGATGAGTCCGCCGCCGGCATCCTTGCTCACAGTGACGCCGTCCGCCTCGGTACCGAAGCGCAGGCTCTTCAGCACCGGGCTCGCCGCGGCGGCCTGCGTCTTGACGACAAAAACCGTCGTGACACCGCCGAGCTTGCTGACCGTGGCCTTGAGATCGATGTCAGGCGCGACCTCGGGGTAGACCAGGCCGTCGCCGTCCTCGTCGATCCGAGGCGTAGTCAGGGTGAACGGAACGGTCAGGGACAGGCCCTTGCCGTCCGCACTGGTCATCGTGGCGAGCTTCGTGCCGCCGCCCTTGGACAGGCTCACGCCCGTGGCCGACGCCTTCGGCGAGAACGAACCGTCGGCGTTCACCACCAGGTGGTCGTCGAGCGCGACCCACGAGGACCCGCGCTTGACCCGCTGCTGATCGGGATGGGTCCGCAGACCCAGGTGCCCGTCAGGGGTAGCCGCAGTCTCGCTGAACTCTGTGGTCAGCGACTCGACCGGCACCTCCTGACCACTCTCCTTCGCCTTCGCGATCGCCTGCTCGACCTCACCGGCCGGCGGCTTCTGCTGCGCCCGTTCCGCGTCGATCGCGGCGATCTCACTCGCCGACGGGAACGTCTGGGCGGCGGCTGGCACGGCTGTGCCGAGCAGGGCGACGACGGCGGCGAAGGCGCCGCCGGCGGCTGTCAGGCGTTGTGCGGCGGGCCGGCCGCGGCGGCGTCTGGTCACAGAAGAAACTCCCACGTACTGATGCGCCCTCAACATGCCAGTGCACAGAGGTAATACGGCACACATATCTCCACATCCCCCCCCTCGCACAATGTGACTTACAGTCAGATAGTCCGTTTTGCAACGGTGGCAAACGGTATGCGAAGCGAGTGATTTAAGTCACAACCTGACTGACTGTCAAGCCATTGACCTGCACATATGTGATCTTGATAAGCTCGCCCGCCCAATTCATGATCACTTTCCGAGATTAACTCGGGAGTAGGGGAAACTCTGTGTCACCACTAAATCGGGTAAATAGGAAACGACTTACCCAGTCATCAGCAATACGCAGACTGTCCGTAGTGACAGCGGTCGGCCTGCTTGCCTCACTCGTCGCGCCGGTGTCGGTCGCCGTCGCGGCAGGGCCCGACTACTCGCGCAAGTGGACCCCGTCCAACACTGCGCTGCCCCGGACGAAGTCCGTGAACGGCAAGGACGTCCAGCCGGTCGCGGTGACCAAGCCCGCGCACGAGGTGCCGCCGACGTGGCAGCCGCCGAAGAGCCCGCGCAAGGCCCCGCAGGGTCACGCCGAGGTCCGCCTGGGCAAGGCCCCGGCCGCGGCAGCCTCCCGTGCCGCCGGCCAGGCGCCGTCCACCGGATCGGCGACCGAGGTCTCCGGCCTGCCGGTCACGCTGGCCCCGCTGGCCGGTTCGTCGGCCGGCGAGCAGTCCGTCGGTGTCGACTTCGTGGATCCGAAGACCGTCGGCGCGGCCGGTGTCCCCGGTCCGGTCCTGAAGCTGACCCGTGGTGAGGCGAAGAGCCCCCCGGGCCCGGTGCGGGTGAGCCTGGACGTGTCGAAGCTCGCCGAGAGCTACGGCGCCGGCTGGGCCGCACGCGCACGGATCGTGGCGCTGCCGGAGTGCGCACTGACCACCCCGCAGGTGGCGGGCTGTCTGCAGCAGACCCCGGTCGAATCCCACCTCGACGCCACGACCGGCAGGCTCAGCGCCGACGTCACGCTCCCCGGCGACGGTGTGTCCGGGCAGACGCGCATCCAGTCCGTCCAGGCCGGCACCGCCGCGCAGCCGATGGTGCTGGCCGCGGTCGCCGGCACCACCAGTGGTGCGGGTACCTACTCCGCAACCCCGCTGAACATCTCCCAGGCATGGGCCGCGGGCTCGTCCTCGGGTTCCTTCACCTACGCCTACCCGATCCAGGCGCCGTCCTCGCTCGGTGGCGCTGCGCCGCAGGTGGCGCTGGGGTACGACTCGTCGTCGGTGGACGGCAAGACGTCCGCCACGAACTCGCAGGCGTCGTGGATCGGTGACGGCTGGGACTACAGCTCGGGCTTCGTCGAGCGGACCTACCAGCCCTGTTCGAAGGACGGCATCGCCGGCTCCGGCGACCAATGCTGGGCGGGTGCGAACCTGACCCTCTCGCTGGCCGGGCACTCCGGTGAGCTCGTCCCGGACGACGCCTCCTGCCAGGCCGGTGCCGCGGCCACGATGGAGCAGTCCGCGTGCACGTGGCGGCTCAAGGGCGACGACGGAAGCAAGGTGCAGTTCCTCACCGGCGCCTCCAACGGCACCTGGAACGGCTCCTACATCAAGGTCACCGACACCAGCGGCACCGTCTACTACTTCGGCCTGGCGCACCTGCCCGACGCGGCCGGCAACCCGTCCACCAAGGGCCCGGACTCCGGGTCCGCGTGGACTGTTCCGGTGTACTCGCCCAACAGCGGCGACCCCTGCTACGACTCGGCCAAGGGCAAGGCGTCCTGGTGCCAGACCGCCTGGCGGTGGAACCTCGACTACGTCGTCGACCCGCACGGCAACCTGATCACCTACACCTACACGCCCGAGGCGAACTTCTACGCCCGCGGCGCAGGCCAGAACAGCGGCACCGGCGTCAACAGCTCCTACACCCGCGGCGGCGTCCTCACCTCCATCGGCTACGGCCAGCTGCTCTCCGACCAGATCACCGCGAACGGCGCCTACAACCCCGCAGCGAAGATCGTCTTCACCTCCGACGAACGCTGCGTCACCTCGGTCGCGGCCTGCGCCCCGGCCAACCGCACCACGGCGAACGCCGCGAACTGGCCCGACGTCCCCATGGACCAGCAGTGCGCCTCCACCGGCACCTGCACCAACTACGGGCCCTCGTTCTGGACCAGCAAGTGGCTGAGCAGCATCACCACCCAGGTCCGCAACAACGGCACCTACCAGGACGTCGACTCCTACGCCCTGACCCACCGGTTCGTCAACGTCGTCAACACCACCGAGTCCACCCAGGTCCCCTGGCTCGGCTCCGTGCAGCGCACCGGCAAGGACACCCAGGCCTCCGCCACCGCGATCACCCTGCCGCCGGTCTCCTTCACCGAGATGCTCCTGGCCAACCGGGTCGACGGCACCAACCTCGTGCCCTCCCGCCCCGCCTACAACCGGCCCCGCATCCAGCTGATCACCACCGAGACCGGCAGCACCATCGGCGTCGACTACTACCCCGCCGACTGCTCCCGCACCAACAACGTCATGCCGGCCACGGCCGACACCGACACCCGCTCCTGCTACAACGTCAAGTGGCACCAGCCCAACGAGCAGCCCGGCGCCGACCCCGTCGACGACTGGTTCCAGCGCTACCCGGTCAAGACCGTCACGGTCAACCCCGGCACCCCGGGCGCCGTCCCCATGACCACCGCCTACACCTACGGCGCGGCGGCCTGGCACCGCAACGACTCCCCCCTCACCGACACCAAGGACCGCACCTGGGACCAGTTCCGCGGCTACGCCAGCGTCACCAGCACCGCTGGCAGCGGCACCGACGGCCCCAAGTCCCAAAAGTCGACGTACTACCACCAGGGCATGTACGGGGACGTCACCACCGCCGGTACTCGGACCTCGACGGTCGGCGGCCCCAAGAGCGGCCAGGTGACCGACTACGACTGGCTCAGCGGCCAGGTCGTCGAGGACGACACCTTCACCCAGGCCTCCGGCACCCTCACCGCCTACACTCTCAACACCAGCAGCAACCCTGTCACCACGGCCACCCACAGCCGGGGCTCTCTCCCCGCGCTGATCGCCCGCTACGGCGCGACGAGCACGGTCTCGACCTCGAAGTCGCTGAAGGCCGACGGCTCGTGGATGGCTGCCTCCACGACGACCACCACGGACAGCGCGCACGCCAACCGCACGCTCACGCTCCTCTCCACGGCCGACGGCGTTCCGGACGTGTGCGCGCGGTTCTCGTACGCGTCGGGGCCGGACCCGCAGGTTGCGGCCCTCGTCTCGGAGCAGCTCAGCGTCACGGGCAGCAACGCGTGTACCGCCACCCCCGGGACACAGAACACCGCGTCCTGGAAGCGCGTCTACTACGACGGCCAGAACCTCGGAGGCCTCGCTGCGAAGGCCGAGGTGACGTCAACGACGAGCATCGACAGCTTCAACGGAGCAACGGCGGTGTTCACCACCGACGCGAAGCTCACCTACGACGGCTACGGTCGTGTTCTGACCATTACCGACCCGAAGACGGTCGACAGCGCGCATCTCAGCGGCGCCACCGTCACGACGGCCTACTCGGCACGTCAGGCGGGTGAGCTGCCGAACTCGCTGTCCGTGACCAGTCCCGCTCCGGCCGGAGCGAGTGACGAGGGCACAGGGCGCACCACGGTCACCGCGCTGGACACGGCCCGTGCCCTGCCGAAGAGCGTGACCGACCCCAACGGGCGGGTCACCACGGTCGGCTACGACGCGCTCGGCCGCACCACCGGTGTGTGGCTGCCCGGCCGCGCCACCACGCTGTCGCCGAACACCGCGTACAGCTACGCGGTGCCGGGCATCGTGGCCGGCAAGGCCGTTCCGCCGACCACGACCACCACCAGCCTGGTGGGTGTCGGCACCGGTGACACCTATACCTCGGTGTCGTCTACGCAGATCATGGACGGTCTGGGCCGGACCATGCAGACCCAGTCCCCTCCTGCGGTGACGTCGTACCACGGCCGGATCATCTCCGACACCGTCTACGACTCCCAGGGGCGTACGGTCCGGGTCAACAACCCCTGGTACAACGACACTGCCGCGCCCGGCACGACGCTGTACCAGACCACCACTGCAGAGGTCCCGAACCAGACCCACACCGTCTACGACGGCCTCGGTCGACCGGTGACTACGGAGTTCGTCGCCTATGGTGTCGTCCAGACGGCCACGACCGCGGCCTACCCCGGTGTGGACCGCACCGACCTGACCCCGCCCACCGGGGCGACGCCGACCAGCACGGTGACCGACTCCCGAGGTCGCACCGCCCAGCTGTGGCAGTACAAGACCGCCACCGCGACCGGCATCGCCACCGACGCCGACGTCACCACCTACACCTACACGGCGGCCGGACTGCCCGCGACCCGCAAGGACGCGGCCGGTAACACGTGGACCTACGGCTACGACATCCGTGGCCGGAAGACCACGTCGACCGACCCCGACACCGGCACCAGCACCACCGCCTACGACACCGCGGGCCGGGTCTCCTCCACGACGGATGCCCGCGGCCGCACCATCACCAGCACCTACGACCTGCTCGGCCGGCCCACCGCCACCTACGACGGCACCGCGGTCGACTCGTCGAAGCAGCTGACCGCCCGCACCTACGACACGATCCTCAAGGGACTGCCCTCCACCTCCACCCGCTACGTCGGCGGAGCCGCCGGCAACGCCTACACCTCCGCCGTTCTGACGTACGACACGGCCTACCACCCCACCAAGAGCACTATCACGATCCCCGGCACGGAGGTGGCACCCGCCTCCCCGCCGCCGGCTCCGTTCACCTACACCTACCAGGCCGCGTTCGACCCGGTGACCGGTCTGCTGACCGCAGACAACCGCTCCACGGTCGGTGACATCGCCGGTGAGACCGTCAGCTACGGCTACGACGGCTGGGGACTCCTCGGCCACTACGGCTCAGCGAGCACGACCTACGACCTGGCGAACGACTACGACGCCTACGGCCGCTCCAGCCGCACCACGGTCAACCCGTGGGGCACCCAGATCGTCGTCACCAACACCTTCGACGAGTCGACGGGCCGTCAGCTGGCCCAGTACGTGGACAAGCAGACTGCCGCCACTGGCGCGGTCCAGCAGACCACCTACGCCTACGACCCCTCGGGGCGGATCACCGCGATCCGCAGCATTCCCGACAACACCCCGTCCGCGACCGACCTGCAGTGCTTCAGCTACGACTACCTCAACCGGCTGACCACCGCATGGACCGACACCGGGGCACTGGTCATGCAGCCCCAGCCCAAGGTCGGCGGACTCGGCGCCTGCGCCAACACCACACCCACCAGCGGCGCCGTCGCCCCCGCCAAGACCACCGCCGGCGGCAGCGTCCCCTACTGGCAGGACTACACCTACGACCTCACCGGCAACCGCAAGACCCTCACCCAGCACGACGTGGCCGGTGACACCACCAAGGACGCCACCACCACCCAGGCCTTCACCTCCACCGGCACCGTCAACAACGGCAACGGCTACGGCGGGCCCCACGGCCTGATCAGCGGAACCACCGTCGTCAACGGCTCGACCAGCAACTACCGGACCTACACCTACGACGCCGCCGGAAACACCGCCACCCAGTACTCATACGCCACCGGCTACGACAACTTCACCTGGAACAGCGAAGGCAAGCTCGACACCGACCGCCCCTCCGTCCAGATCCAGGGCGTCGGCGGCAAGTGCCTCTACATGCAGGGCAGCCTCAGCACCGACGGAACCCCCGCCGAGATCACGAGCTGCAGCACCAGTGGCGCCCAGAAGTTCGCCACCACCGGCGGGCGGCTCAAGATCATGGGCAAGTGCCTCACCCCCATGGGCACCACCGACGGCTCCGCCGTCCAGCTCCAGCCCTGCACCGGAGCCGCCAACCAGACTTGGACCCCCCGCGCCGACGGCACCATCCTTAACGCCGGCACCAACCTGTGCCTCGCCGTCCCCGGCGACGTCACCACATCCGGCACCGACACCGTCGTCAACACCTGCGGCACCACCGTCCCGGCCGGCCAGAAGTGGACCGTCCCCGACAACGCCACCACCTACGTCTACGACGCGGACGGCAACCAGCTGATCCGCCGCAACCCCGGCAAGAACACCATCACCCTAGGCGGCGGTGACGAACTCACCTACGACACCGTCGCCAAGACCACCAAGGGCACCCGCTACTACCAGATGCCCGGCGGCCTCACCCTGGTCCGCCAGGGCACCACCTCCACCTGGCAGGTCAGCGACCACCACGGCACCGCAGGCCTCGCCCTCGACGCCACCACCCTCATCGAGACCCGACGTCCCACCGACCCCTTCGGCCAATCCCGCGGCACGCAGCCCACCACCTGGGCCGGAACCCACGGCTACGTTGGCGGCACCAAGGACGACACCACCGGACTCACCAGCCTCGGTGCCCGCCAATATCAACCCACCACCGGGCGCTTCATCAACCCCGACTTCATTCTCGACCCGGCCGACCCCCAGCAATGGAACGGCTACGCCTACAGCAACAACAACCCGGTCAACCTCAGTGACCCCAGCGGACTCCGCCCCGAGGGGACTTGCGGTGGATTTGGACAGTGTCAAACCCCGGAGGGGCAGCTCGTTCAAGAAATCTGGGCGCCGACAGATCATGGC from Kitasatospora terrestris includes the following:
- a CDS encoding ricin-type beta-trefoil lectin domain protein, with product MTAVGLLASLVAPVSVAVAAGPDYSRKWTPSNTALPRTKSVNGKDVQPVAVTKPAHEVPPTWQPPKSPRKAPQGHAEVRLGKAPAAAASRAAGQAPSTGSATEVSGLPVTLAPLAGSSAGEQSVGVDFVDPKTVGAAGVPGPVLKLTRGEAKSPPGPVRVSLDVSKLAESYGAGWAARARIVALPECALTTPQVAGCLQQTPVESHLDATTGRLSADVTLPGDGVSGQTRIQSVQAGTAAQPMVLAAVAGTTSGAGTYSATPLNISQAWAAGSSSGSFTYAYPIQAPSSLGGAAPQVALGYDSSSVDGKTSATNSQASWIGDGWDYSSGFVERTYQPCSKDGIAGSGDQCWAGANLTLSLAGHSGELVPDDASCQAGAAATMEQSACTWRLKGDDGSKVQFLTGASNGTWNGSYIKVTDTSGTVYYFGLAHLPDAAGNPSTKGPDSGSAWTVPVYSPNSGDPCYDSAKGKASWCQTAWRWNLDYVVDPHGNLITYTYTPEANFYARGAGQNSGTGVNSSYTRGGVLTSIGYGQLLSDQITANGAYNPAAKIVFTSDERCVTSVAACAPANRTTANAANWPDVPMDQQCASTGTCTNYGPSFWTSKWLSSITTQVRNNGTYQDVDSYALTHRFVNVVNTTESTQVPWLGSVQRTGKDTQASATAITLPPVSFTEMLLANRVDGTNLVPSRPAYNRPRIQLITTETGSTIGVDYYPADCSRTNNVMPATADTDTRSCYNVKWHQPNEQPGADPVDDWFQRYPVKTVTVNPGTPGAVPMTTAYTYGAAAWHRNDSPLTDTKDRTWDQFRGYASVTSTAGSGTDGPKSQKSTYYHQGMYGDVTTAGTRTSTVGGPKSGQVTDYDWLSGQVVEDDTFTQASGTLTAYTLNTSSNPVTTATHSRGSLPALIARYGATSTVSTSKSLKADGSWMAASTTTTTDSAHANRTLTLLSTADGVPDVCARFSYASGPDPQVAALVSEQLSVTGSNACTATPGTQNTASWKRVYYDGQNLGGLAAKAEVTSTTSIDSFNGATAVFTTDAKLTYDGYGRVLTITDPKTVDSAHLSGATVTTAYSARQAGELPNSLSVTSPAPAGASDEGTGRTTVTALDTARALPKSVTDPNGRVTTVGYDALGRTTGVWLPGRATTLSPNTAYSYAVPGIVAGKAVPPTTTTTSLVGVGTGDTYTSVSSTQIMDGLGRTMQTQSPPAVTSYHGRIISDTVYDSQGRTVRVNNPWYNDTAAPGTTLYQTTTAEVPNQTHTVYDGLGRPVTTEFVAYGVVQTATTAAYPGVDRTDLTPPTGATPTSTVTDSRGRTAQLWQYKTATATGIATDADVTTYTYTAAGLPATRKDAAGNTWTYGYDIRGRKTTSTDPDTGTSTTAYDTAGRVSSTTDARGRTITSTYDLLGRPTATYDGTAVDSSKQLTARTYDTILKGLPSTSTRYVGGAAGNAYTSAVLTYDTAYHPTKSTITIPGTEVAPASPPPAPFTYTYQAAFDPVTGLLTADNRSTVGDIAGETVSYGYDGWGLLGHYGSASTTYDLANDYDAYGRSSRTTVNPWGTQIVVTNTFDESTGRQLAQYVDKQTAATGAVQQTTYAYDPSGRITAIRSIPDNTPSATDLQCFSYDYLNRLTTAWTDTGALVMQPQPKVGGLGACANTTPTSGAVAPAKTTAGGSVPYWQDYTYDLTGNRKTLTQHDVAGDTTKDATTTQAFTSTGTVNNGNGYGGPHGLISGTTVVNGSTSNYRTYTYDAAGNTATQYSYATGYDNFTWNSEGKLDTDRPSVQIQGVGGKCLYMQGSLSTDGTPAEITSCSTSGAQKFATTGGRLKIMGKCLTPMGTTDGSAVQLQPCTGAANQTWTPRADGTILNAGTNLCLAVPGDVTTSGTDTVVNTCGTTVPAGQKWTVPDNATTYVYDADGNQLIRRNPGKNTITLGGGDELTYDTVAKTTKGTRYYQMPGGLTLVRQGTTSTWQVSDHHGTAGLALDATTLIETRRPTDPFGQSRGTQPTTWAGTHGYVGGTKDDTTGLTSLGARQYQPTTGRFINPDFILDPADPQQWNGYAYSNNNPVNLSDPSGLRPEGTCGGFGQCQTPEGQLVQEIWAPTDHGGWSVTISKTQKAILGNGVKISPTSMFKKLSEKTNDYVRDYQKKNHYVFGEDPTEDRHQWAASALNACQKMPECKNSPTFQELWEELSNWEWENLPVFEGGDVAFLTSVVGKGLAKLKKIDPRPGRESKGCPNSFPPGTYVLLADGSAKPIEDIGEGDVVLAADPENHRSGTGRVAAVIYTPDDTEFTTLSVINAETLAIGTITSTTHHPYWNEAKRRWTDAGDLKVGDRVKTTTGAAMVVAVSSQIVRAQPAYNLAIANIHTYYVLAGETPILVHNSGCFELTDIGGGNLQTPAGLIYGPMNGGEKHRIFHLGAHTAEPVKNKSNHSIFSGNASPLELVDEAWTRRGAAEPGDPGAYVVNMGRVVGSDGQMSIRIIVKPGTTEVITAYPY